A window of the Brassica napus cultivar Da-Ae chromosome C5, Da-Ae, whole genome shotgun sequence genome harbors these coding sequences:
- the LOC111207058 gene encoding protein BIG GRAIN 1-like A, whose protein sequence is METWEKPRVSSSRDHYRQPSFSSTLLDQIYRSIDDSPPLESTRRKKQQHRNIALQDTSASDKLVFHRCSIAADYERSRRTTTLADSVFLRYSNSSSSDSSGFSSSELDSFYLRSKPSASPPRTHQPKPIRTSVVEKFDHSVNVQKPISKQEHGGFLRTKSKALKIYTDLKKVKQPLSPGGRLATFLNSLFTNASSNHKKLKKINTTVSSSAEQPPQSSSNTTCSSTSSFSRSCLSKTPSSSGKSKRSVRFCPVNVILDEDSSIHIPYGYSNKLHGNNVDRHVMEEENRRVIEAAKDLIRTYQKNKDHLAVTTCDNVQEDDEDDIDDDAASYASSDLFELENLSAIGIERYREELPVYETTRLDNTNRAIATSLIV, encoded by the coding sequence ATGGAGACTTGGGAGAAGCCTAGAGTTTCATCTTCAAGAGATCACTACCGTCAACCTTCCTTCTCCTCCACTCTCCTCGACCAAATCTACCGCTCCATCGACGACTCCCCTCCCCTAGAATCCACTAGAAGGAAGAAGCAGCAGCACCGTAACATAGCTCTCCAAGACACTTCTGCTTCAGACAAACTCGTATTTCACCGCTGCTCCATTGCCGCTGACTACGAGAGATCCCGGCGAACCACCACCTTAGCCGACTCCGTTTTCCTCAGATATTCCAACTCCAGCTCCTCTGACTCAAGCGGGTTCTCCTCCTCCGAGCTAGACTCCTTCTACCTACGCTCCAAACCCTCTGCCTCTCCTCCACGCACTCATCAACCCAAGCCGATTCGAACCTCCGTCGTGGAAAAGTTCGACCACTCCGTCAACGTACAGAAACCTATCAGCAAACAAGAGCACGGTGGTTTCTTGAGAACCAAGTCAAAGGCCTTAAAGATCTACACCGACTTGAAAAAAGTGAAACAACCTCTCTCTCCCGGAGGACGGCTCGCTACTTTCCTCAACTCTCTCTTCACAAACGCATCAAGCAACCATAAGAAGCTAAAGAAAATCAACACCACCGTCTCTTCCTCAGCGGAGCAGCCACCACAGTCCTCCTCCAACACCACATGCTCCTCCACGTCCTCTTTCTCCAGATCTTGCTTAAGCAAAACTCCATCGTCCAGCGGGAAATCCAAAAGATCCGTGAGGTTCTGTCCAGTGAACGTTATCCTCGACGAAGACTCCTCCATCCACATCCCTTACGGTTATAGTAACAAGCTGCATGGAAACAACGTCGACCGCCACGTCATGGAGGAGGAGAATCGCCGCGTTATCGAAGCGGCTAAGGATCTTATTAGGACGTACCAAAAGAACAAGGATCATTTGGCCGTGACAACGTGCGACAACGTTCAAGAAGATGACGAGGATGATATTGATGATGATGCGGCGAGTTACGCGAGCTCTGATCTTTTCGAGTTGGAGAATCTTTCGGCTATTGGGATCGAGAGGTATCGAGAAGAGTTACCAGTCTACGAGACCACTCGTTTGGATAATACGAATCGAGCTATTGCTACAAGTTTAATTGTATAA